The following are encoded together in the Kribbella sp. CA-293567 genome:
- a CDS encoding LysE/ArgO family amino acid transporter gives MPLFAGFATTLSLIVAIGAQNAFVLRQGLRREHVVPVVLICALSDALLISSGIAGLGALITSSQLALDITRYGGALFLFTYAAIAARRAFNPATLTPTDQTPTALRSVVLTCLGFTYLNPHVYLDTVVLLGSLANQRGTDGRWLYGLGAVAASFAWFATLGFFARKLGPLFARPRAWQLLDTTIAVIMTVMGLWLVLP, from the coding sequence GTGCCCCTCTTCGCCGGCTTCGCCACCACACTCTCGCTGATCGTCGCGATCGGCGCGCAGAACGCCTTCGTACTCCGCCAGGGCCTGCGCCGCGAGCACGTCGTACCGGTGGTACTGATCTGCGCGCTCTCCGACGCGCTCCTCATCTCGAGCGGCATCGCCGGCCTCGGTGCTTTGATCACCAGCAGCCAACTCGCCCTGGACATCACTCGCTACGGCGGCGCCCTCTTCCTGTTCACCTACGCCGCCATCGCAGCGCGCCGAGCGTTCAATCCAGCGACCCTGACCCCCACCGATCAGACTCCCACCGCCCTGCGCAGCGTCGTACTGACCTGCCTGGGCTTCACCTACCTCAACCCCCACGTGTACCTCGACACAGTCGTCCTGCTCGGCTCCCTGGCCAACCAACGCGGCACCGACGGCCGCTGGCTCTACGGCCTGGGCGCGGTCGCCGCCAGCTTCGCCTGGTTCGCCACCCTCGGCTTCTTCGCCCGCAAACTCGGCCCCCTCTTCGCCCGCCCCCGAGCCTGGCAACTCCTCGACACCACCATCGCCGTCATCATGACCGTCATGGGCCTGTGGTTGGTGCTGCCCTGA
- a CDS encoding LysR family transcriptional regulator ArgP, giving the protein MQLDSAQLDTFAAVIDEGSFDAAARRLQITPSAVSQRIKAMESRLGHVLVQRVKPARATEAGEAVLRLARQVSLLEVEAIAAVRGKLEGLRLPIAVNADSLNGWFLPVLFAVSPELVTAFDLRQEDQDHSAELLRNGTVLAAVTADPRPVQGCRVQPLGKMRYLSIATPQYADRWLTGRPLPEALEAAPMIVFNTKDQLQHRLLRKVTRRRLDPPTHSIPAPGPFVRAIRLGLGWGMIEAELVENELADGRLVEVAKGKYIDVPLYWQHWKLDSAVLDTLTAAVLAAAATGLRTR; this is encoded by the coding sequence ATGCAGCTGGACTCGGCGCAGTTGGACACCTTCGCGGCGGTGATCGACGAAGGCAGCTTCGACGCGGCGGCTCGCCGGCTGCAGATCACGCCGTCGGCCGTCAGTCAGCGGATCAAGGCGATGGAGAGCCGTCTCGGTCATGTGCTGGTGCAGCGGGTCAAGCCTGCTCGCGCCACCGAGGCAGGCGAGGCGGTACTGCGCCTCGCCCGGCAGGTCTCGCTGCTGGAGGTCGAGGCGATCGCCGCGGTGCGGGGCAAGCTCGAAGGACTGCGGCTGCCGATCGCCGTGAACGCCGACTCCCTCAACGGCTGGTTCCTGCCGGTGCTCTTCGCTGTGTCGCCCGAGCTGGTGACGGCGTTCGACCTGCGACAGGAGGATCAGGATCACTCGGCCGAGCTGTTGCGCAACGGCACCGTGCTGGCCGCGGTGACCGCCGACCCGCGACCGGTCCAGGGCTGCCGGGTCCAGCCGCTCGGCAAGATGCGCTACCTGTCGATCGCCACCCCGCAGTACGCCGACCGCTGGCTCACCGGCCGTCCGTTGCCAGAGGCGCTCGAAGCCGCTCCGATGATCGTCTTCAACACCAAGGATCAGCTGCAGCACCGCTTGCTGCGCAAGGTCACCCGGCGTCGGCTCGATCCACCCACCCATTCGATCCCGGCGCCGGGCCCGTTCGTCCGGGCGATCCGGCTCGGCCTCGGCTGGGGGATGATCGAGGCGGAGCTGGTGGAGAACGAGCTAGCCGACGGCCGCCTGGTGGAAGTTGCCAAAGGCAAATATATCGACGTGCCGCTGTACTGGCAGCACTGGAAGCTCGACTCCGCGGTCCTGGACACCCTCACCGCCGCGGTCCTCGCCGCCGCCGCGACCGGCCTGCGGACCCGCTGA
- a CDS encoding TetR/AcrR family transcriptional regulator: MGNREALVEGAKTCLLANGYSRTTARDIATAAGVSLAAIGYHFGSKEALLNEAMRQALDEWAAGAGRTTNADQPEEPDAGKRFEATWAQMLGTLSSPETRALWVTQYEVLCLGAQHPELLQELSKLQGDAREGLAELFGSADAGTDEAAKQRLGTFYQALMLGVIALWLADPEQAPAGADLAKSIQLVAEQLAR, translated from the coding sequence ATGGGAAACCGTGAGGCGCTGGTCGAGGGCGCGAAGACCTGCCTGCTGGCCAACGGCTACAGCCGCACCACCGCTCGCGACATCGCGACGGCGGCCGGGGTCAGCCTGGCGGCGATCGGCTACCACTTCGGTTCCAAGGAAGCCTTGTTGAACGAGGCCATGCGGCAGGCGCTGGACGAATGGGCCGCCGGCGCCGGCCGGACGACGAACGCCGATCAACCCGAGGAACCCGACGCGGGGAAGCGGTTCGAAGCGACCTGGGCGCAGATGCTCGGGACGCTGTCGTCGCCGGAGACTCGCGCGCTGTGGGTCACGCAGTACGAAGTCCTGTGCCTGGGCGCGCAGCACCCGGAGCTGCTCCAGGAACTGTCGAAGCTGCAGGGCGACGCGCGAGAGGGCCTGGCGGAGCTGTTCGGCTCGGCCGACGCCGGCACCGACGAGGCGGCGAAGCAGCGGCTCGGCACCTTCTACCAAGCCTTGATGCTCGGCGTGATCGCTCTCTGGCTGGCCGACCCGGAGCAGGCTCCCGCGGGCGCGGACCTGGCGAAGTCGATCCAGCTGGTTGCCGAGCAGCTGGCGCGCTGA
- a CDS encoding SCO6745 family protein, with protein MTDSRARRLWKVLEPFHAITYFAPDTRKATDALGLRGGWMSYFACRAAPLGAAGPELVTAVFYNFHPSMVSRAIPDAWQLATPAQVLTARLEAVDSAVRRFPDAGTPLRRAAELARQAAELAPTAGRPLAAANAGLAWPEEPHLVLWQATTILRESRGDGHVAALVGAGLSPCQACITISAAGGPSKEVFQLNRRWSDEEWAAASEDLRARGLLTADGVLTGAGHALRQQVEDTTDRLAEQGWTALGDDNAAELDRLMRPISGAIMASGVIPDDNPMAMRWDAADLPTSSAVPGR; from the coding sequence ATGACCGATTCCCGCGCCCGCCGGTTGTGGAAAGTCCTGGAACCGTTCCACGCGATCACCTACTTCGCACCGGACACCAGGAAGGCCACCGACGCGCTCGGCCTCCGTGGCGGCTGGATGAGCTACTTCGCCTGCCGGGCGGCCCCGCTGGGGGCAGCCGGCCCCGAACTCGTGACAGCGGTCTTCTACAACTTCCACCCGTCGATGGTCAGCCGTGCCATCCCGGACGCGTGGCAGCTGGCCACACCCGCGCAGGTCCTGACTGCCCGCCTGGAGGCGGTCGACAGCGCAGTACGCCGCTTCCCTGACGCCGGTACGCCGCTACGCCGCGCCGCGGAGTTGGCACGCCAGGCGGCCGAGTTGGCGCCTACAGCCGGCAGGCCTCTAGCGGCAGCCAACGCAGGTCTCGCCTGGCCGGAGGAGCCGCATCTGGTGTTGTGGCAGGCCACGACGATCCTCAGGGAGTCTCGTGGTGACGGGCATGTCGCTGCGCTGGTGGGAGCGGGGTTGTCGCCGTGTCAGGCGTGCATCACCATCTCCGCCGCGGGCGGGCCCTCCAAGGAGGTGTTTCAGCTCAACAGGCGCTGGAGCGACGAAGAGTGGGCGGCCGCCTCGGAGGATCTCCGGGCGCGCGGACTGCTCACGGCGGACGGCGTACTGACTGGTGCTGGGCACGCGCTGCGACAGCAGGTCGAGGACACCACCGACAGGCTGGCCGAGCAGGGTTGGACTGCTCTCGGCGACGACAACGCGGCCGAACTCGACCGGCTGATGCGGCCGATCAGCGGCGCGATCATGGCGTCGGGGGTGATCCCGGACGACAACCCGATGGCGATGCGCTGGGACGCCGCCGACCTGCCTACTTCTTCCGCGGTCCCCGGAAGGTGA
- a CDS encoding GNAT family N-acetyltransferase, translating into MDIRPAVVTDWAAIWPFFSAIVSAQETYTYDPALTAEQAEALWMSPSASPLARTTVAIDADGKVLGSANMYPNRPGPGAHVASASFMVDAAARGRGVGRALCQDMIDWAGRNGFRSIQFNAVVESNTTAVRLWQSLGFDIIGTVPEAFLSPTHGYVGLHVMHRPL; encoded by the coding sequence ATGGACATCAGACCGGCCGTTGTGACCGACTGGGCAGCGATCTGGCCGTTTTTCTCGGCCATCGTCTCCGCGCAGGAGACCTACACCTACGATCCGGCACTGACCGCCGAGCAGGCGGAGGCGCTCTGGATGTCGCCGTCCGCCTCGCCACTGGCCCGGACCACCGTCGCGATCGATGCCGATGGCAAGGTTCTCGGCAGCGCCAACATGTACCCGAACCGGCCGGGTCCGGGCGCGCACGTGGCCAGCGCCAGTTTCATGGTCGACGCGGCGGCCCGCGGGCGCGGCGTGGGCCGGGCACTGTGCCAGGACATGATCGACTGGGCCGGGCGGAACGGGTTCCGGTCGATCCAGTTCAACGCCGTGGTGGAGTCCAACACGACGGCGGTCAGGCTCTGGCAGTCACTCGGCTTCGACATCATCGGCACCGTGCCCGAGGCGTTCCTCAGCCCCACGCACGGCTACGTCGGGCTGCACGTCATGCACCGGCCGCTGTAG
- a CDS encoding calcium:proton antiporter — protein sequence MLSWGREPGTIMLILICAGLGSAVIAAVHHAEVVAHRVGEPFGTLILALAVTVIEVALIVTLMASGGDKAASLARDTVFAAVMITCNGILGLSLVVGSLRHKTQEFRVHASGSALAVMTALVTLSLVLPTFTTSTPGATFSGPQLAFAGVTSLVMYGVFVFVQTIRHRDYFLPNADPSVDPTARAAREAEAAGLADSDGDGEDDSHADAPSSKIALLSLALLFGCLIAVVGLAKTVSPKLESAVESAGAPLAVVGVVIALLVLLPETVAAVRAALRNRLQTSLNLALGSALASIGLTIPAIAIASIWLTGPLVLGLDSKELVLFVLTVVVSMLTLATGRATLLQGAVHLMIFSSFLFLAISP from the coding sequence ATGCTGTCCTGGGGCCGTGAGCCGGGCACGATCATGCTGATCCTCATCTGCGCCGGGCTCGGATCCGCGGTGATCGCCGCGGTGCACCACGCCGAGGTGGTGGCACACCGCGTCGGGGAACCGTTCGGCACACTGATCCTGGCGCTCGCGGTGACGGTGATCGAGGTCGCACTGATCGTCACGTTGATGGCGTCCGGTGGCGACAAGGCGGCGTCGCTGGCCCGCGACACCGTGTTCGCCGCGGTGATGATCACCTGCAACGGCATCCTCGGCCTGTCGCTGGTGGTCGGCTCGCTGCGGCACAAGACGCAGGAGTTCCGGGTGCACGCCTCCGGCAGCGCGCTCGCCGTGATGACCGCGCTGGTCACCCTCAGCCTGGTCCTGCCGACCTTCACGACCAGTACGCCGGGAGCGACCTTCAGCGGGCCGCAGCTGGCCTTCGCCGGCGTCACCTCGCTGGTCATGTACGGCGTCTTCGTGTTCGTCCAGACCATCCGGCACCGCGACTACTTCCTGCCCAACGCCGATCCTTCGGTCGATCCCACCGCCAGAGCTGCCCGCGAGGCCGAGGCCGCGGGGCTGGCCGACAGTGACGGCGACGGCGAGGACGACAGCCACGCGGACGCGCCCAGCAGCAAGATCGCGCTGCTGAGCCTGGCGCTGCTCTTCGGGTGCCTGATCGCGGTGGTGGGCCTGGCCAAGACCGTCTCGCCGAAGCTGGAGTCCGCGGTCGAGTCGGCGGGCGCGCCGCTCGCGGTCGTCGGTGTGGTGATCGCGCTGCTGGTGCTGCTGCCGGAAACTGTGGCCGCGGTACGGGCGGCACTGCGCAACCGCCTGCAGACCAGCCTCAACCTCGCGCTCGGCTCGGCCCTGGCCAGCATCGGGCTGACGATCCCGGCGATCGCCATCGCGTCGATCTGGCTCACCGGACCGCTCGTCCTCGGCCTGGACAGCAAGGAGCTGGTGCTGTTCGTGCTGACCGTGGTGGTCAGCATGCTCACCCTGGCGACCGGCCGGGCCACCCTGCTGCAGGGCGCGGTCCACCTGATGATCTTCAGCTCCTTCCTGTTCCTCGCGATCAGTCCGTGA